One Longimicrobiales bacterium DNA segment encodes these proteins:
- a CDS encoding asparaginase domain-containing protein, whose amino-acid sequence MRIRVFVTGGTFDKEYDELHGTLDFRETHVPEMLRLGRSRVDVAVTTLMMMDSLDISSADRTRIVDQCLTCAESQIVITHGTDTMVETARALAQQHADKTIVLTGAMIPYAFGSSDGLFNLGSALSFVQVLPAGVYIAMNGRWFPWNDVRKNRATGTFEPLPPSG is encoded by the coding sequence ATGCGCATTCGGGTGTTCGTGACGGGCGGTACGTTCGACAAGGAATACGACGAGCTGCACGGCACGCTCGATTTCCGCGAGACGCACGTCCCCGAGATGCTGCGGCTCGGGCGCTCGCGCGTCGATGTCGCCGTCACCACGCTCATGATGATGGACAGCCTGGACATCTCGAGCGCCGACCGCACGCGCATCGTCGACCAGTGCCTCACATGCGCGGAAAGTCAGATCGTCATCACGCACGGCACGGACACGATGGTGGAAACCGCGCGCGCGCTCGCGCAGCAGCATGCCGACAAGACCATTGTCCTCACCGGCGCCATGATTCCCTATGCGTTCGGCAGCTCCGATGGCCTCTTCAATCTCGGCAGCGCGCTTTCCTTCGTGCAGGTGCTGCCTGCCGGCGTCTACATTGCCATGAACGGGCGCTGGTTCCCCTGGAACGATGTGCGGAAGAACCGCGCGACCGGCACGTTCGAGCCGCTGCCCCCTTCCGGCTGA
- a CDS encoding DNA-formamidopyrimidine glycosylase family protein: MPELPDVTVYMERLAELIGGRVIQRVRITNPFVLRSVEPPIRAVEGRRVAGVDRIGKRIVVPLDGDLFIVVHLMIAGRLRWREPGKKIGGRIVLAEFMFEHGTLYLTEAGTTRRAMLHVVEGAKSLHAFDRGGIDPVTADLAAFAQVLRSENHTLKRSLTDPRLFSGIGNAYSDEILHRARLSPLALSGRLSEADVARLHAAVRDTLEEWTARLRAEAGATLPEKVTAFHPEMAVHGRYGKPCPVCGAPVQRIRYASNETNYCARCQTGGRVLADRAMSRLLKDDWPRSIDDIE, translated from the coding sequence ATGCCCGAGCTTCCCGACGTCACCGTCTACATGGAACGACTGGCCGAGCTCATCGGCGGGCGCGTCATCCAGCGCGTGCGCATCACCAATCCGTTCGTGCTCCGCTCCGTCGAGCCGCCGATCCGCGCGGTGGAAGGCCGGCGCGTGGCAGGCGTCGACAGGATCGGCAAGCGGATCGTCGTGCCGCTCGATGGCGATCTGTTCATTGTCGTGCACCTCATGATCGCCGGACGGCTTCGCTGGCGCGAGCCGGGGAAGAAGATCGGCGGTCGGATCGTGCTGGCGGAGTTCATGTTCGAGCATGGCACACTCTATCTGACGGAGGCGGGGACCACCCGCCGCGCGATGCTTCATGTGGTCGAGGGTGCGAAGTCGCTGCACGCGTTCGACCGGGGCGGTATCGATCCCGTCACCGCGGATCTGGCTGCATTCGCTCAGGTGCTGCGCTCGGAGAACCACACACTCAAGCGATCGCTCACCGACCCCCGGCTGTTCAGCGGCATTGGCAACGCGTATTCCGACGAGATCCTGCACCGCGCGCGGTTGTCACCGCTCGCACTGAGCGGGAGACTGAGCGAAGCTGACGTGGCGCGGCTGCATGCCGCGGTGCGCGATACGCTGGAGGAATGGACGGCTCGACTGCGTGCAGAGGCCGGCGCCACCCTGCCGGAGAAGGTGACGGCGTTCCACCCGGAGATGGCGGTGCACGGCCGTTACGGAAAACCGTGTCCCGTCTGTGGCGCACCCGTCCAGCGCATCCGCTACGCGTCGAACGAAACGAACTACTGTGCGCGCTGCCAGACCGGTGGCCGGGTGCTGGCGGATCGCGCGATGTCGCGCCTGCTGAAGGACGACTGGCCGCGCTCGATCGACGACATCGAATGA
- a CDS encoding ATP-binding protein, which yields MQHSAGGAVGVEAWLTLAERAPVGIAITTGADHRLEYANRAFTRIAGSPHADLCGCRPADVLNSPALTQRLDTVLQSGVPIHSAELYTAAGNDFRLSAWPRGDEIDGSGLVIELDEAVGTHTRQQETDEVREVNARLVRAALREEELAEQARAASRAKSEFLALISHELRTPLTAVIGYTDMLQTGKGGLNEQGSLWTDQIRFSAWHLRQIVDDLLSTVSENRAADEIVPQFTCADAIAREAIALVETRAGEKGLEVRLDAPPLNIPLHTDRRKVRRALANLLTNAVKFTDEGLVELKVEPNGDGVAFRVRDTGIGISEENLERIFEPFVQVDPSTTRRFGGCGLGLGLSRRFARALGGDLTVTSRLGAGSTFSLIIPGTATATSADGAGYPDIAAED from the coding sequence GTGCAGCACAGTGCCGGCGGAGCAGTCGGAGTCGAAGCATGGCTGACGCTCGCCGAGCGCGCCCCCGTCGGCATTGCCATCACTACCGGTGCGGACCACCGCCTCGAATATGCGAACCGCGCCTTCACGCGCATCGCCGGATCCCCCCACGCTGACCTCTGCGGGTGCCGTCCTGCCGATGTATTGAACAGCCCTGCCCTCACGCAGCGACTCGACACCGTGCTGCAGAGCGGTGTTCCCATTCATTCCGCGGAGCTGTACACCGCCGCCGGCAATGACTTCAGGCTTTCCGCCTGGCCGCGCGGTGACGAGATCGACGGTTCCGGCCTGGTCATCGAGCTCGACGAGGCCGTCGGTACCCACACGCGGCAACAGGAGACCGACGAGGTGCGCGAGGTCAATGCGCGGCTCGTACGGGCGGCGCTTCGCGAGGAGGAGCTAGCGGAACAGGCGAGGGCGGCCAGTCGTGCCAAATCGGAGTTCCTCGCCCTGATCAGTCACGAACTGCGCACGCCGCTGACCGCAGTGATCGGCTACACCGATATGCTGCAGACGGGCAAGGGCGGATTGAACGAGCAGGGCTCGCTGTGGACTGACCAAATTCGCTTCAGCGCCTGGCACCTGCGCCAGATCGTGGACGATCTGCTCAGCACGGTGTCGGAGAACCGTGCTGCGGACGAGATCGTGCCGCAGTTTACCTGCGCGGATGCGATAGCGCGCGAGGCGATCGCGCTCGTGGAAACGAGGGCCGGCGAGAAGGGGCTCGAGGTGAGACTCGACGCGCCGCCCCTGAACATCCCGCTCCACACGGACCGGCGCAAGGTGCGCCGAGCCCTCGCCAACCTGCTGACGAACGCAGTGAAGTTCACGGACGAGGGGCTCGTCGAGCTGAAGGTCGAGCCGAATGGCGACGGCGTTGCCTTCCGCGTGCGTGACACTGGTATCGGCATCAGCGAAGAGAACCTGGAGAGAATCTTCGAACCGTTCGTGCAGGTGGATCCGAGCACGACACGACGGTTCGGCGGGTGCGGCCTCGGCCTGGGCCTCAGCCGACGATTCGCGCGCGCGCTGGGAGGAGACCTGACGGTGACGAGCAGGCTCGGCGCCGGGAGCACGT
- a CDS encoding sigma-70 family RNA polymerase sigma factor gives MPNPENADVTALLSAWSAGDASALDRLIPLVYDELRAIASRSLRDERGSVTLQTTVLIHEAYLRLAGAEVGWEGRRHFLAVAARTMRRVLVDHARARQRLKRGGGVIAVTLGDPAGEDGPDPIDIIAVDRALEELEALDERKARLVELHYFAGVSYEDAAELLGVSPVTVHRDLRFARSWLYDRLRTA, from the coding sequence ATGCCGAATCCCGAAAACGCCGACGTAACGGCACTCCTGTCCGCGTGGAGCGCGGGCGACGCCTCGGCGCTGGACCGGCTCATTCCGCTCGTGTACGATGAGCTGCGGGCCATCGCGAGCCGCTCGCTGCGTGATGAGCGGGGCTCCGTCACGCTGCAGACGACCGTTCTGATCCATGAAGCGTATCTGCGGCTCGCGGGGGCGGAGGTCGGCTGGGAGGGGCGGCGCCATTTCCTGGCCGTGGCCGCGCGCACGATGCGCAGGGTGCTGGTCGACCACGCACGGGCTCGCCAGCGGTTGAAACGCGGCGGCGGCGTGATCGCGGTCACGCTGGGCGATCCGGCCGGTGAGGATGGTCCTGACCCGATCGACATCATAGCAGTCGACCGCGCTCTCGAAGAGCTGGAGGCGCTGGATGAGCGAAAGGCCCGGCTGGTCGAGCTGCACTACTTCGCCGGTGTGAGCTATGAGGATGCGGCCGAGCTGCTCGGCGTGTCGCCGGTCACCGTCCACCGGGATCTCCGCTTCGCCCGCAGCTGGCTGTACGATCGTCTGAGAACCGCTTGA
- a CDS encoding MgtC/SapB family protein: MQPAPPFLDPVNAEFWVRVGTAFFCGGIIGLERQVRGKPAGIRTSVLICLGTCVFVILSSSFNQPGADPTRVLGQVVTGIGFLGAGVILTREGAVLGVTSAATIWMLAAIGAAIGFGWIQAALALAAVTVGILVGVELLEASFVTLRRGVHAWRGNRTESGE; the protein is encoded by the coding sequence ATGCAGCCAGCTCCGCCGTTCCTCGATCCGGTGAACGCCGAGTTCTGGGTCCGTGTCGGCACCGCGTTCTTCTGTGGCGGCATCATCGGCCTCGAGCGGCAGGTCCGGGGCAAGCCGGCGGGCATCCGCACGAGCGTGCTGATCTGTCTCGGTACGTGCGTGTTCGTCATCCTGAGCAGCTCGTTTAATCAGCCGGGCGCCGACCCGACGCGTGTCCTGGGCCAGGTTGTGACGGGCATCGGGTTCCTGGGCGCCGGCGTCATCCTCACGCGCGAGGGAGCGGTGCTTGGCGTGACGTCCGCGGCCACGATCTGGATGCTCGCTGCGATTGGCGCCGCAATCGGCTTCGGCTGGATCCAGGCGGCACTGGCCCTGGCGGCGGTCACGGTCGGCATTCTCGTGGGCGTGGAGCTGCTCGAAGCATCGTTCGTCACGCTGCGCCGGGGCGTCCACGCCTGGCGCGGTAACCGCACGGAATCCGGTGAGTGA
- a CDS encoding ATPase domain-containing protein encodes MCGRTARPARSSRCPLPAEAGSFLVDDLIVQRYIELEDSIRRVMTVVKMRGSEHPTAWRAYDIGQGGITVGEELNEYRGIITGVPVPREDISIARLSATEIAVLNVISQAGESEVEPIVQSTRIDAARVQWALERLVRLGYLVARSRGEGRLYRPAGSVLE; translated from the coding sequence ATGTGCGGAAGAACCGCGCGACCGGCACGTTCGAGCCGCTGCCCCCTTCCGGCTGAAGCCGGGTCGTTCCTCGTCGACGATCTCATCGTGCAGCGCTACATCGAGCTGGAAGACAGTATCCGCAGGGTCATGACCGTCGTAAAGATGCGGGGCAGCGAACACCCGACCGCATGGCGCGCCTACGACATCGGCCAGGGTGGCATCACCGTCGGTGAAGAGCTGAACGAGTACCGCGGTATCATTACCGGGGTACCGGTGCCTCGCGAGGACATCTCCATTGCCCGTCTCTCCGCTACGGAGATCGCAGTTCTGAACGTGATTTCCCAGGCCGGCGAATCCGAGGTGGAACCAATTGTGCAAAGTACACGGATAGACGCCGCCAGAGTGCAATGGGCACTCGAGCGGCTGGTCCGGCTGGGCTATCTCGTCGCCAGATCGCGCGGCGAAGGTCGTCTGTATCGACCTGCCGGGAGTGTGCTCGAATAG